The Triticum aestivum cultivar Chinese Spring chromosome 7B, IWGSC CS RefSeq v2.1, whole genome shotgun sequence genome window below encodes:
- the LOC123162013 gene encoding ribosomal RNA small subunit methyltransferase nep-1 isoform X1 has protein sequence MGRRYSAKGKKKRKLEDGATSRDDDAAELPPPEDDEGKGEEDATERDETVEVAEGIPVLPRPVDGRKRPRAIFVLERACLEVGKVGKTMQILNSDDHANYLRKHNRNPADYRPDIIYQALLAIFDSPLTKAGRLQAVYVRTEKGVLFEVKPNVRLPRTCKRFCGLMSELLQKLSITAVGRREKLLNVIKNPVSQYLPVGSRKIGLSYSADKSVNLNDYVAESSDDEALVFVVGAMAHGKIDNEYTDEYIRSWCHGSWKDRRCIYR, from the exons ATGGGGCGGCGGTACTCAgcgaagggaaagaagaagaggaagctcgAAGACGGCGCGACGTCCCGTGACGACGACGCAGCGGAGTTACCCCCACCGGAGGACGACGAAGGGAAGGGAGAGGAGGATGCAACGGAGCGGGACGAGACCGTGGAGGTAGCGGAGGGGATTCCCGTCCTGCCCCGGCCGGTAGATGGGAGGAAGCGGCCCCGGGCGATCTTCGTGCTCGAGAGGGCCTGCCTGGAGGTCGGCAAAGTCGGCAAG ACTATGCAAATATTGAACTCGGACGATCATGCGAATTATTTGAGGAAGCACAATCGGAATCCTGCTGATTATAGGCCTGATATCATTTACCAG GCTCTATTGGCAATATTTGATAGCCCTCTAACTAAGGCTGGGAGGTTACAAGCTGTTTATGTAAGGACTGAAAAGGGGGTGTTGTTTGAGGTCAAGCCGAACGTTCGCTTGCCACGCACATGCAAACGTTTTTGTGGCTTGATGT CAGAGTTATTGCAAAAGTTGAGCATTACTGCAGTTGGGAGGCGTGAGAAGCTCCTTAATGTTATTAAAAATCCTGTTAGCCAGTATCTACCTGTTGGCTCAAGGAAGATTG GCCTTTCATATAGTGCGGATAAGTCAGTTAATCTGAATGACTATGTTGCCGAATCCAGTGATGATGAAGCCCTTGTGTTTGTG GTTGGTGCCATGGCTCATGGAAAGATTGACAATGAATACACAGATGAGTACATACGGA GTTGGTGCCATGGCTCATGGAAAGATCGACGGTGCATATACAGATGA
- the LOC123162013 gene encoding ribosomal RNA small subunit methyltransferase nep-1 isoform X2 codes for MGRRYSAKGKKKRKLEDGATSRDDDAAELPPPEDDEGKGEEDATERDETVEVAEGIPVLPRPVDGRKRPRAIFVLERACLEVGKVGKTMQILNSDDHANYLRKHNRNPADYRPDIIYQALLAIFDSPLTKAGRLQAVYVRTEKGVLFEVKPNVRLPRTCKRFCGLMSELLQKLSITAVGRREKLLNVIKNPVSQYLPVGSRKIGLSYSADKSVNLNDYVAESSDDEALVFVVGAMAHGKIDNEYTDEYIRISSYPLSAAWCLGKICTALEQKWDIQ; via the exons ATGGGGCGGCGGTACTCAgcgaagggaaagaagaagaggaagctcgAAGACGGCGCGACGTCCCGTGACGACGACGCAGCGGAGTTACCCCCACCGGAGGACGACGAAGGGAAGGGAGAGGAGGATGCAACGGAGCGGGACGAGACCGTGGAGGTAGCGGAGGGGATTCCCGTCCTGCCCCGGCCGGTAGATGGGAGGAAGCGGCCCCGGGCGATCTTCGTGCTCGAGAGGGCCTGCCTGGAGGTCGGCAAAGTCGGCAAG ACTATGCAAATATTGAACTCGGACGATCATGCGAATTATTTGAGGAAGCACAATCGGAATCCTGCTGATTATAGGCCTGATATCATTTACCAG GCTCTATTGGCAATATTTGATAGCCCTCTAACTAAGGCTGGGAGGTTACAAGCTGTTTATGTAAGGACTGAAAAGGGGGTGTTGTTTGAGGTCAAGCCGAACGTTCGCTTGCCACGCACATGCAAACGTTTTTGTGGCTTGATGT CAGAGTTATTGCAAAAGTTGAGCATTACTGCAGTTGGGAGGCGTGAGAAGCTCCTTAATGTTATTAAAAATCCTGTTAGCCAGTATCTACCTGTTGGCTCAAGGAAGATTG GCCTTTCATATAGTGCGGATAAGTCAGTTAATCTGAATGACTATGTTGCCGAATCCAGTGATGATGAAGCCCTTGTGTTTGTG GTTGGTGCCATGGCTCATGGAAAGATTGACAATGAATACACAGATGAGTACATACGGA TTTCCAGCTACCCGCTCAGTGCTGCCTGGTGTTTAGGTAAAATATGCACCGCTCTGGAGCAGAAGTGGGACATCCAGTGA